Proteins encoded together in one Lathyrus oleraceus cultivar Zhongwan6 chromosome 5, CAAS_Psat_ZW6_1.0, whole genome shotgun sequence window:
- the LOC127080554 gene encoding putative disease resistance RPP13-like protein 1, whose translation MAATMIGGAFLSATVQTLLEKLASTEFLDYITNTKLNVSLLRKLQTTLLTLAAVLDDAEERQINNLAVKKWLDDLKDVVLDAEDLVNQISYDSLRCKMENRQAGNRTNQVWNLFSSPFKNLYRDINSQLKIMCETLEPFAQHKDTLGLQTKSARVSRRPPSSSGVNESVMVGRNDDKDTIINMLVSDCGISKNNNLGVVAILGMGGLGKTALAQLVYNSEKVEQHFDFKVWVCVSEDFDVLRVTKSLLESVVRNTTSAASKVWESDNLDILRVELNKNTRKKRFLFVLDDLWNDNYNDWDELVSPLIEGKPGSSVIITTRQQKVADMAKTFPVYKLDPLSHEDCWSILSKHALGSHEYHANKNTALEEIGRKIARKCGGLPLAAKTMGGLLRSRVDPMTWTDILNSNVWNLANDNIIPALHLSYQYLPSHLKRCFAYCSIFPKDYPLDRKKLVLLWMAEGFLDYSHEGKLVEDVGDDCFAELLSRSLIQQSNDGVRGKLFFMHDLINDLATAVSGRICCRSECGDISEKVRHLSYIPEEYDIFTKFRPFYNFKCLRSFLPITFSRSYNYLSIKVVDDLLPLFKRLRVLSLSKYVNITNLPDSIGNLVQLRYLDLSLTRIKSLPDTICNLYNLQTLILLDCECLTELPLHMENLISLRHLDISGTDIKELPMEIGGLENLQTLTVFLVGKRQEGLSIKELRKFPNQQGKLTIKNLYNVVDAKEAEDANLKSKEKIENLELIWGKQSEDSVKVKVVLDMLQPPINLKSLKIDLYGGTSFPSWLGNSLFSNMVSLDIHNCQYCMTLPALGQLPSLKKLSVSDLLLLETIGSEFYCVEEGECSNSTFQPFPSLEHLKFHNMPNLKDWIPFESINFAFPQLRIMKLHDCPELRGDLPSHLSCLEEIEIRSCYKLLETLHSLNWLSAIKKLRIDEDLNYEASAQSTRGLTFETESPLQPAAAESYPMFISKMIMSSISLTQLYLWNIPSLTAFPTNGLPNSLQSLLIFGCGNLSFMPFETFQNYTSLVDLFMGYSCDSLTSFPLDGFPVLQEITIYGGRSMNSIFISESPSRMQSSLRSLHITCRESLKVNLRLDTLTNLEHLSLDCPGKLSFHEGVCLPPKLQSIEISFRGTKPHVKEWGLQDLTALSRLTIQEKGEMVNNLTMDLLLPISLVSLTVHDNLSFDLNGLRHLSSLEDLKFHFCGHLKSLPENCLPSSLKSLEFHFCGHLKSLPEDGLPTSLNVLTITICPLLEERYKRKENWSKISHIPVIVINWQVTI comes from the coding sequence ATGGCTGCAACTATGATAGGAGGTGCTTTTCTCTCTGCAACTGTTCAAACCTTACTTGAGAAACTTGCCTCAACAGAGTTTCTTGATTACATCACAAACACCAAGCTCAATGTCTCCCTCTTGAGAAAGTTACAAACAACCCTGCTCACTCTTGCGGCTGTGCTGGATGATGCAGAAGAGAGGCAGATCAACAATCTTGCTGTCAAAAAATGGCTAGATGACTTGAAAGATGTTGTCTTAGATGCTGAGGATTTGGTCAATCAAATAAGTTATGATTCCCTTCGGTGCAAGATGGAGAATAGACAAGCTGGAAACAGAACTAATCAGGTGTGGAATTTATTTTCATCTCCTTTCAAAAACTTGTATAGAGATATCAATTCCCAACTGAAGATCATGTGTGAAACCCTTGAACCTTTTGCACAACATAAAGATACCCTTGGATTGCAAACAAAAAGTGCAAGAGTTTCTCGAAGACCACCTTCAAGTTCAGGGGTTAATGAATCTGTCATGGTCGGTAGGAACGATGATAAAGATACAATCATCAATATGCTTGTATCAGACTGTGGCATCAGCAAAAATAATAACTTAGGTGTTGTTGCAATTTTGGGTATGGGAGGTCTCGGAAAAACGGCCCTCGCCCAACTGGTTTACAACAGTGAAAAAGTTGAACAACATTTTGATTTCAAAGTCTGGGTTTGTGTATCCGAGGACTTTGATGTTTTGAGAGTAACCAAGTCTCTCCTTGAATCTGTTGTTAGAAATACAACATCCGCAGCTTCAAAGGTATGGGAAAGTGATAACCTTGATATTCTTCGAGTTGAATTAAATAAAAACACGAGGAAGAAAAGATTTTTGTTTGTGTTGGATGATCTGTGGAATGACAATTACAATGATTGGGATGAGCTAGTAAGTCCCCTCATTGAGGGAAAACCTGGAAGTTCAGTGATTATAACAACGCGCCAACAAAAAGTTGCAGATATGGCGAAGACATTTCCTGTTTATAAATTAGACCCTCTGTCACATGAAGACTGTTGGTCTATCCTCTCAAAACATGCATTGGGAAGTCATGAATATCACGCCAATAAAAACACAGCGCTTGAAGAGATTGGTAGAAAGATTGCAAGAAAGTGTGGCGGATTGCCATTAGCTGCTAAAACAATGGGAGGACTTCTACGTTCAAGGGTAGACCCAATGACATGGACTGATATTTTGAACAGCAATGTATGGAACTTAGCAAATGATAATATTATACCTGCTTTGCATTTGAGTTATCAATATCTTCCCTCTCATTTGAAAAGATGTTTTGCGTATTGTTCAATTTTTCCAAAAGATTATCCACTCGATAGGAAGAAATTGGTTTTGCTGTGGATGGCAGAGGGCTTCCTTGATTATTCTCATGAGGGAAAGTTGGTAGAGGATGTAGGTGATGATTGCTTTGCTGAACTTCTGTCTAGGTCCTTAATTCAACAATCAAACGATGGTGTTCGTGGAAAATTGTTTTTCATGCATGATCTCATCAACGACTTAGCCACAGCCGTGTCTGGAAGAATTTGTTGTCGGTCTGAATGTGGTGACATCTCTGAAAAGGTTCGTCATTTATCATATATTCCAGAGGAGTATGATATTTTCACGAAGTTTAGGCCTTTCTACAATTTTAAATGCTTGCGAAGCTTCCTACCCATTACTTTCTCGAGGTCATATAATTACTTATCCATCAAGGTGGTTGATGATCTGCTACCATTATTCAAAAGGTTGCGCGTGTTGTCACTATCAAAGTATGTAAACATCACCAACCTTCCGGATTCAATCGGAAATTTGGTGCAATTGCGGTATCTAGATTTGTCCTTGACTAGAATCAAAAGTTTGCCTGATACAATATGTAACCTTTATAATTTGCAGACATTGATTTTATTAGATTGCGAGTGTCTCACTGAATTGCCACTCCACATGGAAAACTTAATTAGTTTACGTCACCTTGATATAAGTGGGACTGACATAAAAGAGTTGCCTATGGAAATTGGTGGACTAGAAAACCTCCAAACTTTGACTGTTTTTTTAGTGGGTAAACGACAGGAAGGGTTAAGTATCAAAGAGCTAAGGAAATTCCCAAACCAACAAGGGAAACTTACCATAAAAAACCTATACAATGTCGTTGATGCAAAAGAGGCCGAAGATGCCAACCTGAAAAGCAAAGAGAAAATTGAGAATTTAGAGTTGATATGGGGAAAACAAAGTGAAGATTCAGTAAAAGTGAAAGTTGTGCTTGATATGTTGCAACCACCAATAAACTTGAAGAGCCTTAAAATTGACTTGTATGGTGGGACAAGTTTTCCGAGTTGGTTGGGAAATTCTTTGTTCTCTAACATGGTGTCCCTTGACATTCATAACTGTCAATACTGCATGACACTTCCAGCGCTAGGCCAACTACCTTCTCTAAAGAAGCTGAGTGTATCGGATTTGTTGTTATTAGAGACAATTGGCTCAGAATTCTATTGTGTTGAGGAAGGAGAATGTTCCAATTCTACCTTCCAACCATTTCCTTCCCTTGAGCATTTGAAATTTCACAACATGCCAAATTTGAAGGATTGGATTCCCTTTGAAAGTATAAATTTTGCATTTCCCCAACTTAGAATTATGAAGTTACATGATTGTCCTGAACTAAGGGGAGATTTGCCTAGCCACCTTTCTTGCTTGGAGGAAATTGAAATAAGAAGTTGTTATAAGCTATTGGAAACACTCCATAGTTTGAATTGGCTATCGGCAATCAAAAAACTAAGAATTGATGAAGATTTAAATTATGAAGCGTCTGCTCAAAGCACTCGAGGATTAACGTTTGAGACCGAATCTCCCTTGCAACCTGCAGCTGCTGAAAGTTACCCAATGTTTATTTCTAAAATGATCATGAGTAGTATTTCTCTTACTCAGTTATATCTCTGGAATATTCCGTCTCTCACTGCATTTCCCACAAATGGTCTACCCAATTCACTGCAGTCACTTCTTATTTTTGGGTGTGGGAACTTGTCCTTCATGCCTTTCGAAACATTTCAAAACTACACATCACTTGTGGATCTTTTTATGGGGTATAGCTGTGATTCACTTACATCATTTCCACTTGATGGTTTCCCTGTACTCCAAGAAATTACCATTTACGGTGGTAGGAGTATGAATTCCATTTTTATTTCAGAAAGTCCTTCACGTATGCAGTCAAGCCTCCGATCACTTCATATTACATGCAGGGAGTCACTTAAAGTCAATCTTAGGTTGGACACGCTCACCAATCTTGAACATCTGAGTCTTGACTGTCCTGGAAAGTTGTCATTTCATGAAGGAGTTTGTCTGCCCCCCAAATTACAATCAATTGAGATTTCTTTCCGAGGAACAAAGCCGCATGTAAAGGAATGGGGTCTCCAAGACCTAACCGCTCTTTCAAGATTGACCATTCAAGAAAAGGGTGAAATGGTTAACAACTTGACAATGGATCTGTTGCTCCCCATCTCCCTTGTGTCTCTCACTGTCCATGATAATCTTTCTTTTGATCTAAATGGGCTTCGACATCTCTCCTCTCTCGAAGATCTCAAATTTCATTTTTGTGGACATCTCAAGTCTTTGCCAGAAAACTGTCTTCCTTCCTCACTGAAATCACTTGAATTTCATTTTTGTGGACATCTCAAGTCATTACCAGAAGACGGACTTCCTACCTCTCTTAATGTACTGACCATCACGATATGCCCTTTGTTAGAAGAAAGGTATaaaagaaaggaaaattggtCCAAAATTTCTCACATTCCTGTCATAGTTATAAATTGGCAAGTCACAATATGA